The following coding sequences lie in one Patescibacteria group bacterium genomic window:
- a CDS encoding nickel-dependent hydrogenase large subunit, with protein MKLRIDHIAKIEGHASFTANIVQGDVKSAKIKIEEGARLFEGIIKDRKDEELPEIASRICGVCPVVHNLTGFKALENAYHIEVKEPSLSLRKLMMLGQLINSHSLHLFFFSLSDFFGFKSDLQLINAYPEKTHDAVKIRDIGNRLVEIIGGRSIHPLTPCIGGIRKTPDVNELKQLLNDCQNNLELAIKFGELFAGLKYPDFQRKTTFVSLYHPDEYAIYDGKIKVDGKIMELEEFYRLIKEVQHNSDVVKKAYFNNQTYMVGALARLNNHREQLNSQAKELLEESKLKFPCYNPFYNILAQAVELIHCLEEAIKIMSELVNQKIEVSESVVPDRTGQGIGVIEAPRGLLFYKTNVKDGIIEDVNIITPTAQNLANLEADLEEIEHLGGFDKLNIKEKEDKIKMLIRAYDPCVTCAVH; from the coding sequence ATGAAATTACGCATAGATCATATTGCAAAAATTGAAGGACATGCGAGTTTTACTGCTAATATTGTTCAGGGTGATGTTAAGAGTGCAAAAATCAAAATCGAGGAAGGAGCGCGATTGTTTGAAGGAATAATAAAAGACAGGAAAGACGAGGAACTGCCGGAAATAGCTTCCAGAATCTGCGGAGTATGCCCGGTTGTGCATAATTTAACTGGTTTCAAGGCACTGGAAAACGCCTATCATATTGAGGTTAAAGAGCCATCTCTGTCTTTAAGAAAATTGATGATGCTCGGGCAACTGATAAACAGCCACTCTTTGCATTTGTTTTTCTTTTCCCTATCGGATTTTTTTGGATTTAAAAGCGATTTGCAATTAATTAATGCTTATCCGGAAAAAACTCATGATGCTGTGAAAATAAGGGACATTGGCAACAGATTGGTTGAAATAATCGGCGGCAGGTCAATTCATCCTTTAACTCCGTGCATCGGCGGAATCAGGAAAACGCCAGATGTAAATGAATTAAAACAGCTTCTGAACGATTGCCAGAATAATCTCGAATTGGCAATCAAATTTGGAGAATTGTTTGCTGGTTTGAAATATCCGGATTTTCAGCGCAAAACAACTTTTGTTTCTTTGTATCATCCTGATGAATATGCGATTTATGACGGCAAAATCAAAGTTGATGGAAAAATAATGGAATTGGAAGAATTTTATCGATTAATTAAAGAAGTCCAGCATAATAGCGATGTTGTAAAGAAAGCATATTTTAATAATCAGACCTACATGGTCGGAGCTTTGGCGAGATTAAACAATCATAGAGAACAATTAAATTCCCAGGCAAAAGAATTATTAGAAGAATCCAAACTAAAATTCCCTTGTTATAATCCGTTTTACAATATTTTAGCGCAAGCAGTGGAATTAATTCATTGTTTGGAAGAAGCAATTAAAATTATGAGTGAATTAGTTAATCAAAAAATTGAAGTTTCTGAGAGCGTTGTTCCAGATAGGACAGGTCAGGGGATTGGAGTTATTGAAGCGCCGAGAGGATTATTGTTCTACAAAACTAATGTAAAAGACGGTATTATTGAGGACGTAAATATCATTACGCCTACTGCCCAGAATTTAGCAAATCTGGAAGCGGACTTGGAAGAAATTGAACACCTTGGAGGGTTTGATAAATTAAATATCAAAGAAAAAGAGGATAAAATCAAAATGTTAATCCGCGCTTACGACCCATGCGTGACGTGCGCAGTACATTAA
- a CDS encoding HypC/HybG/HupF family hydrogenase formation chaperone, with protein MCLSNPTKILKIKNDKAVVEMSGKKKEVGTRLVSGIKKGDYCLVSNGFIIKKISNQQAKEINALFKKILRGGKK; from the coding sequence ATGTGTTTAAGCAATCCGACAAAAATTTTAAAGATTAAAAATGATAAAGCTGTTGTTGAAATGAGCGGAAAGAAAAAAGAAGTGGGAACTCGTCTGGTAAGCGGAATTAAAAAAGGTGATTATTGTTTAGTAAGTAACGGTTTTATTATTAAAAAAATTTCCAATCAACAAGCAAAAGAAATTAATGCTCTTTTCAAAAAAATTTTAAGAGGAGGGAAAAAATGA
- a CDS encoding tetratricopeptide repeat protein, which translates to MENIEETQIEIRKEKPKFSLKLIINKINIFKSMADGDILDKAIKKVIYILVVLIPLWFLPITLDAIELNKQALMVLLVVIALILWSVKILNRGEIRWRSSILNISLGVFAIICILATFFSIRPYSSLMGWPDHLSGSLINILCFVALYFLIVNNFKGSKEVFGLLFAFLASSVLIGIIGLLQIWGKFIFPWDFTKTISFNTVGSINFFGIFSSTILTLVTSLLFVVKRRGIKLFLLLLGLLNLIILININFWALWVILAVGMVFILVFGLMQIVQSSKDVSWIALPIILLAIALIFILFKPAFSFQPNLPIEVGLSYKGGLSVVENTIKNKPILGSGLETFIFDYAKYKPEGINQTAFWNVKFTNPPAEIYSIASESGILGLISFLAVIIIFIFKIISNTIKEKEENNGLKRFLNLGLLSGWMGLAVGWFIYPQNFVLMFTFWLLFALYVAGGLPLKEKVFDLRKSPKILLAVSFSFIVIIILIISFLYVEGTRFVAEVIYKNGVNLIQAKGDIDNGINKIIRSTIINPYEDNTYKALSQLFVLKLNRDAALTDITQEEKVNLVQVDAANAINSVVQATRLSPKDASNWLLRGRVYRGLMSIVNGAADWAENAYNEALKIEPSNPFTYLELGRLDVNRADATEDNAQKNEYLINALKNLDKAIALKSNYAPAHFEEAVIYDKQGKSQEAIAKMEINLKLLPNDSGAAFQLGVLYYKNELYDKAKAAFIKAISIEDNFSNARYFLGLLYDKDGKGDEAIKQFEKIAELNPDNEQVKQILANLRSGKPALGSPELGPPEQPENIPID; encoded by the coding sequence ATGGAAAACATAGAAGAAACGCAAATAGAAATAAGGAAAGAGAAACCAAAATTTTCTCTAAAGTTGATTATAAACAAAATCAATATTTTTAAATCAATGGCTGACGGGGATATATTAGATAAAGCAATTAAGAAAGTAATTTATATCTTGGTGGTGCTTATTCCTTTATGGTTTCTGCCGATTACTCTTGACGCAATTGAGTTGAACAAACAGGCGCTGATGGTTTTATTGGTGGTAATTGCTTTAATCCTGTGGTCCGTAAAAATTCTTAATCGCGGAGAAATAAGATGGAGAAGCAGTATACTAAATATTTCATTAGGAGTTTTTGCTATTATTTGCATTCTCGCCACTTTCTTCTCAATTAGGCCATACAGCAGCTTGATGGGATGGCCAGATCATTTAAGCGGTAGCTTAATAAATATTTTGTGCTTTGTCGCCCTGTATTTCCTGATTGTTAATAACTTTAAAGGGTCAAAAGAAGTGTTTGGTTTATTATTTGCTTTTCTGGCTTCTTCGGTTCTGATAGGAATAATTGGTTTGCTTCAGATTTGGGGAAAGTTTATTTTCCCATGGGATTTTACCAAAACGATATCCTTTAACACTGTTGGTTCAATAAATTTTTTCGGAATTTTCTCGTCTACTATTCTAACATTGGTTACATCACTATTATTTGTTGTAAAAAGAAGGGGTATAAAATTATTTTTATTATTACTAGGCTTATTAAATCTAATAATTTTAATTAATATTAATTTTTGGGCGCTTTGGGTTATTTTGGCAGTCGGAATGGTTTTTATATTGGTGTTCGGTTTGATGCAGATAGTTCAATCAAGTAAAGATGTAAGCTGGATTGCGTTGCCGATAATTTTGTTGGCTATAGCCCTGATATTTATTTTATTTAAGCCGGCATTTTCTTTCCAGCCAAATTTACCCATTGAGGTGGGATTAAGTTATAAAGGGGGATTATCGGTTGTAGAGAATACTATTAAAAATAAACCAATTTTGGGAAGCGGTCTTGAAACATTTATTTTTGACTACGCCAAATACAAGCCAGAAGGAATTAATCAGACGGCTTTTTGGAATGTTAAATTTACCAATCCTCCTGCGGAAATCTATTCCATAGCATCCGAGTCTGGAATTTTAGGATTGATATCTTTTCTCGCAGTAATAATTATATTTATATTTAAAATTATTTCGAACACAATTAAAGAAAAAGAAGAAAACAATGGTTTAAAAAGATTCTTGAATTTGGGACTTCTTTCCGGTTGGATGGGATTAGCTGTTGGTTGGTTTATTTACCCTCAGAATTTTGTTCTTATGTTCACGTTTTGGTTATTATTTGCTCTGTATGTGGCTGGAGGATTACCTCTAAAAGAGAAGGTTTTTGACTTAAGAAAATCGCCGAAAATCCTGCTTGCAGTCAGTTTCTCATTTATAGTTATTATAATTCTGATAATCAGTTTCCTTTATGTTGAAGGGACAAGATTTGTAGCCGAGGTAATCTATAAAAACGGGGTTAATTTAATCCAGGCAAAAGGGGATATCGATAATGGTATAAACAAAATAATCAGATCTACAATAATCAATCCCTATGAAGACAACACATACAAAGCTTTGTCGCAATTATTTGTTTTAAAATTGAACCGCGACGCTGCTCTAACCGATATAACACAGGAAGAAAAGGTAAATCTCGTTCAGGTTGATGCAGCAAATGCCATTAATTCGGTTGTTCAGGCAACTAGACTATCTCCTAAAGACGCATCAAATTGGCTTTTAAGAGGTCGAGTTTACCGGGGATTAATGAGTATTGTTAATGGTGCCGCAGATTGGGCAGAAAATGCATATAATGAAGCCCTGAAAATTGAACCATCTAATCCATTCACTTATCTCGAATTGGGCCGACTTGATGTAAACAGGGCAGATGCAACCGAAGATAATGCGCAAAAAAATGAATATTTAATTAATGCTTTAAAGAACCTTGATAAAGCGATTGCTTTAAAATCCAATTATGCGCCTGCGCATTTCGAAGAAGCAGTAATTTATGATAAACAAGGAAAATCGCAAGAAGCTATTGCCAAAATGGAAATCAATCTTAAACTACTTCCCAATGATAGTGGAGCTGCTTTCCAGTTAGGAGTTCTCTATTATAAAAATGAACTATACGACAAAGCTAAGGCAGCATTCATAAAAGCAATAAGCATTGAGGATAATTTTTCTAATGCCAGATATTTCCTTGGTTTACTTTACGACAAGGATGGTAAGGGAGATGAAGCTATTAAACAATTTGAGAAAATCGCTGAACTTAATCCGGATAATGAACAAGTCAAGCAGATTCTTGCCAATTTAAGAAGCGGGAAACCAGCACTAGGTTCTCCAGAATTAGGCCCGCCAGAACAGCCAGAGAATATTCCCATTGATTAA
- a CDS encoding MerR family DNA-binding transcriptional regulator: MQQKYYTIKQASRILGVTPLTLRNWDKNGKLKPYRHPLNNYRVYKSDQLEMFLRKMGISRESRNKRKIDVYQI; encoded by the coding sequence ATGCAACAAAAATATTATACAATTAAACAAGCATCCAGGATTTTGGGGGTCACTCCCCTAACTTTAAGGAATTGGGATAAAAACGGGAAACTAAAACCTTATCGCCATCCATTGAATAACTACAGAGTATACAAGTCAGATCAATTGGAGATGTTTTTGAGAAAGATGGGGATCAGCCGTGAAAGCAGAAATAAAAGGAAAATAGATGTTTATCAAATATGA